Within the Nyctibius grandis isolate bNycGra1 chromosome 4, bNycGra1.pri, whole genome shotgun sequence genome, the region gtttttcttctgtctttgggTCTTGCTGGGATTTTCTATTATCACTGAGTCAGAAACAGATGTGTAGGCTGTGAGTATGattaatttccattttgcacCTTGCTATGATCTCAAAGCAAACCACCCTGGCTCTTTGGTTTCTTGATGTtcttgaaagcaagaaaaactttGAGCTCAGAGCAAAACATCCAGGCAgctttctccaaaaaaaaaaaaaagccatgctgAGGTTTCACTGTGAGCATCCCAGGGGGAAACAACAAGGTTTAGCACCTTGCCTTTAGCCAGACTGCTGCTTTGGTTTTACAATGTTTGGGGTTGTACCAATGGACCATGCAGACAGTCTTGGgtgtattctttctttttttattattttgatcCTTTAGCAAAGGCATGCAATGACACTTAGATTAAGCACTTAGATTAAACACTTTAGATTTAGTACTGTGATGGGGGAGGGAAATACCATGTTGTAAAGCTTGTAAGACTATTAACCTTATCAAGTTGCAAGGCTCAATAGACTTATCAGCAACattgtgttctgttttgtatgttttttgtGGGGAAACCaaacaagaacagcagcaaGATGCAATACACTATTGCTTTAACAAAGCAAGCAAGAGGGAAGAGGTGATGTTGTTGGCTTTGCAGAGAAGTGGCAGATATTGCTGCTAATTTATTcttataaaatgtaaattttatggATGCTGGGAATTTTTATTATGGTTCTTAATGATTCATATGACCTATGATACCTGCCAGTGAACCTTACCTGGGAGCAAGGTCTCAGACTGGGTGCTCTGCACAcagaacagaagacagaaatgtcAATTGCCACTTGTTCTGTTAAACCTGATTCATCCAAACCTGAAGTGGGAATATCTTGAGTGTATCTACATCTCTATATACACTTTATGCATGCAAATCACGGTTGTGGTGTGTTAAATTGCACCCTGAATAGCTGGAAGTACTAAACTCAAGTGACAAGCAAACGTGAGAACTTCAATCTTCATTCTGTGCAGAAAATATCACTTCTGTGTGTCTCACAGGTGGACAAACCCCTTGAGCCCTGGTCTGGGTTGGTGATGTCTCCATAACTCATACTCGCCTAACTGCAATCTTCATCTGCCTCCTGTGAAAGCAGTTTGTGGCTCCTCAGCTGGGCAAAGCCTTTGAAAAGGTGGAATCTGCTCTTGGATTTTGTAGGGGGAAATACCAAAACATTACTTGCCTGTCTTCTCTTAGGGTCAGGTCCTAAGGACCACAGTCTGTCATAGGTGACTTTTAGGCAGAATTGGAAACAGAAAGCAGGCTAAGGACTTTTGCTAAGGAAGATCTTACTGTGAGCATTTATAATACGAGCATGAATGAAATCCATGCAAACCCTCAGGTTAACCgttattttcttcctagtgtTCAGACCAGATGCGATTGGTTTTGCAAAGTGTTTGGGAGATTTGCTGCCGTATGAACCTCTTTCCCACCCGCTGTGTGAAACATCCTTAACGAGTCTATGTGATCATCTTTTTGTCCTTCCTTAGAAAGTCACCCAAGACCTGTCTTCCCATGTTGTTCGAAGTTTCTGTAACCTGCTGCTTTGCTCCAGGCTCCGCAAAGCTTTCCCCTGTCTGGGTCCACGTGGCCATCTCCTTGGGGTCCCTTGGGTGTTGCTTGGTGTCCTCGCTTGGTTGTCCTCTCACCACTTGCTCACACTGAAGGTGCCTACAGAGAAAGGCTCTGAGCACCTCTCATGCCCAAAGCTTATGAGCTAGAAATGTGGCCAAATCCACTGTTGTAAAGGGATGTGATGTGGTAAGCATAGGAGGTGCTGACCAGGCACAATGGGAGGTCACCAGGGACTAAAACAACTcacaattgaaaaaaaacctgagtcAATAATGCATCAAGGGTTACCTAGAGAGTCTAAGGTGCAACCTAGAGATCCTAAACTTTAATCACAAGGCTTTTCTTGTCCCACATCTTCCACGAGTTGTGTGAAGgttaattttgtattaaaatggaGTTAAAGTAAATGTAGTCACAATGAAAGCTGACGTTAAACTGTGCTCAAGCAGAATCCAACCCGACGTGCTTTTCCTTGCAGCAGAAACACGGGCTAATCCGCTTATCAGTTGGAGTTGGAGGTCCTGTACGAGTCGGAATGGGATGTTCAATTCAAACGAAAGGATTTTCTCTCTGAATAAGAGGACACATACTGAATATGCAAATAGTCAAATGTTCTCTTGACGGTTTTTATAAACGGATTGCTTACTGTGGTGTTTAAATGAGGCTAATTTCATCTTATCTTTCTATAGGCCTCTTGGTCCTGAAGGATCCTGAAGCACTTTGCCAGCAACTACAAACACATATATTTTAAGGTAATTTAAGAGTCATTGGATTATATCAACCACTGACATGATCAGCACTGGCATGTACGGTgatgatgaaaaaatattaaacaatcTGAGATCAAATTATGAATTTTTCTATAAAAAGTGTTAAAGGCTCTTACACACCACTGTATTTCTTCTGGCCTTATCTGAAGGCCTTACTGCTTTCTACCTTTGGGAATTAAATCCATCTACATCAGGAGACTGAATGTTCCAGTTAAAGTTGCCATAATTTATAACAGCTCAGGTCTCCCCAAAGACTCACAGAGTTCCCTTCTGGAGCCCTTGTACAttgatttttcagtgtaaaCACTGAAAGGAATACAATGCTTGAGGCTGCTGAGTCACTGGTGTGTATGTCTAACACTGGGTGACTGTCAAAAAAAGATCCTTAGCATTTTCAttctaagaaaaaagaattgaatttcatgttttttcagcattcccttccctctgcagtCTAACATACACAGACTTTGTGGGCTCTTACTGCTTTTACAGTACTCTGTATAAATAAACCACAGGATCCCATAAAATGTTGcacaattaaattaaatttgttgCAGTAACAAATGATGCTCTTAGACATTAAACATTTGCTACAGTGGTGGAGATTAACGGAATTTATTAACCCTACAGAAGATTTGATTGAATAAATTTGACATACGCTACAATGTGTCTGCAtacaagagaagaaattaatgtCCAAAGAATTTAAGTTCtaagaaaaatgcttaaaaatcagGTGAATTAAAAACtaagcatgtaaaaaaaaagggggggaagaaaaagaaaaagctatatATATTATTACATCTTGTTCTATGTATTGTAGCTGCTCTGAGTCTAATAAGGTTGAGGAACTTTCTACTTAAAGTGCACTTCTACTGTTTTTCCCTTGCAGCCAGACTTTACAAGGTCTTGATATGATATATTGGAAGTGGTAAAAAGttcttgaaatgtatttttgaaatctTTAGACCTTTGACTGTATTTGCTATGATGATACAGACTTAACACCAAACCCACTTGAGAGACATTTTAATGGAACACTTTAAATGAAATCACTTGGTACTTTCATAATGGCAGCTCTATGTGTGTTCTTGCCATTTTCCCAtttaacaagaagaaaaggccAAACAAGGACCAATTAGTCAGAATAAAATCAGCTTTGATGACGTTTTCACTCCTGAACTCTGGTATAAAATAGTCACCTaagaaagaactgaaaggaTGTGTGAGGAATTTGGCAGTATAACTGCATGTACGTACACGCTCCTGAGTGAAAAATGATCAGGTAAAAACACTGCAGATTACTTTGTGTATGGAGAAAATATaccatgtgtgtgtttgtgtgtaggCATGCAGTTTtgcttgattttgttttaaattttaactcatctcagcttttctttgaaGTCTATGCAGGTTAAACTTTGGTTTCATTCTTTGGATCTCAATGATATTCGTGTGCTCGAGTTACCCAGTTGTCCCTTCCACGGTAAGTCACGCTCCCTACTTATTTGAAGATCAGatgcttaatttcttttaaatacctattttatttaaatttttatttgtttgtttctttgttgttgttgttgttgttgtttttttataaaatgaaagaagcCTCTAAAATAATCACATGAGAAATCTATTGCTTGTTTAATGTAGAGATGTGGGGAGCTTTtgctgaagttgaaatattgtatggaaaagggaaaaacatcaATCTCCTCTCCATTTCATCTAAACTCCTTGTCTGTATCAAATAGGTACAAGAagatatatatgtattaatttCAGTCGTTGCTAGCTAGTTTATAAACCAGTAACTTTATTTGTCACTGTGTAGGTAAAGGAGAAATTCTTACATAAATTGTGGAAAATTATTGCATAGAATCAGTAATACAAATTTGATTGAACTATGAAACAAAGTAGAGCAGCCTATAAAACCAAAGTGAACAGGTTACTTAAATAATGCTGATATCCTTTCAATTTCTGATCCCGACCAGGTTACCATGACGGATTGCTGGTCAAATAGACACACAACATTTAAGACTTTGCTGATGTGGAATGAGATATTTCATTTCTAATGATGTTTGATTTCCCTCCTTCGGATAAAGCCTTCTTTAAACTCCCTATTTCTTTATTGCTGTAAAATCAGCTCTAGGAGCCATGGTTcagatttctttgtttcctctcaTGTGTTTTCCACCATCCATTATCTTTTCATGAAGGTGATGTGTTGCTAGCAGAAATGGTGGCTACTTGTGCAACTGTTCATTTTATCGATGTGAAGTTCCCGCTAGCCTTAATCTACCCATCGCCTGGCTCCTCTGTATGTTTTACTTCCATAAATGCTGAatcatctttcatttctgaTCACGGATAGTTTAGACACAGCTTGATGTGACTATCCACACTTCTTAATGGATCTCTTTATGGCAATGATATAATAggtaaaatgaatttaaatatttccattaatatCTTGTATGTCAAAACAAGAGTCAATTATTCGGTAGTATAAGTCCCTGTATAGGTTGTGAGATAGCAGCTAAAAATTCAAAGAGGAATTTCTCTGTGCCTGTGTTTCTTGCAGAAGGTGTTTCTTCTTGTTAGGGAGAAACTTCAGTCTGGGGAAGAAATCCCAGTTGGTGGCAAAAGGCAGCTGGTTAGTGAGCCGCGTGCCTGCTCGGCTGCCTCGGACTCGGTGCGTGCTCTTGGTTGCAGAGAGAGTCATTAATCTACCTTTTATAagcacagaacaggaaaaaagttaagTACTAAACAGTATTAATAAAAGTAATAGCATACTGTATTAAGACTAATCTTAATGAAGCTAATGGCAATTTTACCATCAGTTCCAGTGAAGGCAGGTGTTAACCCCGTGGCTCTGCACGCAGCCATTTCCCAAGCAAGAATGCAACagacagctttaaaaatgatGGCAGAGTATTTCTTTTGGATAGGTAATCAGCAAGCTGGTAAATCATATTGTGAAAGATGCACAGAACAACTATAGACATGCcaggaaatgtttccttttaaactCAATGTTAATTTAAATGCGATTTAAATTTGTAAAGCGCATTTTTATACTGTAAAGTGCAGGTAAGAAAAACGTATACATAAACCTATATGGATTTTAattcagacttttaaaaattcccaCTGCTATTTTGTGCTTATTAAATTTAGCCAGAACTACTGCCATAACTAGTCATAACTACTAGGAAGCTTCCTCCTCCAAATTTCTGCTTTAcaggtattttcattttctcttagcTGTCATTTAAACTACCTGACTTCACACAAGTGATAACAAGATGCTGTTTCActgttaactgaaaaaaaaaatctcattttacagCAATAAACATGCATGCTACTCTAGGGAAACTGTTACATGTCACAACTGGTCACCATCATGGGAAACAATTCATTTCATACCATAAACATAATTGTAACAGTATCAGTATTTTACACCCAAAATACCACAGCTGAGTTTTCTAGAAAGCTATGAAAAAGTCTGATTTTGAGTATGACAAATCCTTAGCAAAGAACAGTTCGTCCTTGTCATTCTAAGCATAAattgtttttgtgtttctgctttgctttttatacTTGAACAAGTCCTGGCAAATACACAAATCCataattttaccttttcttatctctctctttcattgtttttttttatcttcagagCAGCAATCCTTTTTATTTGAATTGCCAGCTGTATGGAAAATCTGATTACTGCCTCATCCTGCTGAATAACTGCTTAGCCAAGGTGGGCAGGAGCGAAGAACTGGCTTTTTTAAAGCCTTACCTGGAGATGCCTTTCAATAAAAGGTCCTTTCGCAACGGTGTTGgatcaggaattaaaaaaacttCCTTTCGAAGAGCAAAGTCATAAACAAGTGTTTGAAACCACACTCCCCAGTTTTAGCATCTGCTGTTTAACTTTGtgcttaaaattgttttaatgcttttctatGATAAAGCCAACAGAGACAAATGTACCCGTGTCCTCATCGTGTAAACAGATGTTTATTTCAAAGAGCACAAGCCAAGCGGAGCAGATGGGATCGCTCAGAAAGGGCTTTGTTTCCAAAGTTACAGTATCATAAAGTTTTGTATCgaaatgaatgttttcattcGGTTAATTCCCCTTCTTTGTAAAGCTGCAGATTTAATCAGCTTGCTCTCGATTAACACAAAAATAGTCCTGTGCTTTGAATAGACGTGTGCATGCAGCCTGTCGGAGGCACTGATGGTATTAGTCCTGACATCCCTCCTCTCCGCCGTAGAGGCAAACCCACCGGCAAGGCACGGCACGCCGGCACTTCCCTGTCCCAAATCCCATTTACTCGAAGACAACTGCTCTGGCAATTTTAATACAGCTTTAAAGTACgtttcatttcagatttccaAAGATACGAAGGGCCACTGGTGAAAGACAGAATCAGGCCCTACTTGTAACTCctagtttctttttaatatagttATTTAAAATGACTTTAGCAGGAAATAATCTCTTGAGATGTGTCATCTCATTTCCAGAAGAGTCCTGGGAAATCACTCTAAGGCAGGGTATCACTGCAGCTCCCTTTGCCTCAATTAATTGACTTAAATAGGCAACACACATCTGATGAAATGTGCCAAACACGGTTTCTGCTCGTCTGCTGCGGTTGTGGTGCAGTCAGTAACAAcgggtattttttttaatttcctgttagaaaaaaaaagtcatttggtcagaaaatatgtaaatgtgGTGAGTAGGAAAGGTCATCTGCTGAGTTACATATGTGTGACTTTACCTCGTGGCTGTTTCCTCCAAATGCAGTGTAACAAGCTGTGACGTTGGCTTGAAAATGTTGCAAAGTGTCCGTGCAATGCATTTTGAGTTCAAAGCTAAGATAATAATAAATCAGTATGTGGATGCTTTCtaatatttcccttttaaatatCATAACCCAGGAGATCATCATTAAACCTAGAATAAGGCTGGCTGGCATCATCCCCGCCATGATGCCCATTCCTGTGTCTTGCACCCCTGAGCCCATGGAGAAAAAGTGACTTGAGCCATGCTGGTGTGATGCTGGGTTTCTGGACTGCAGCTGGCTAATTTCTGGCTGATATCAGAAGATTAAACATGGTCCTGTCTGCATTTGTCCATGCTGAAATGTTTAAAGCAtcgtatttttttaaagctgcttaaACACACTCCTTTTGGGTACTGTTGGCATCTAGGTTGCTTACCTCTTGCAGCTCTTAGTCAAGTGATACCTAGAGACCTTTAATAATGTATAAGGATTATACATTAGGTATATTAGGTAATATACTAGGTAATTATTATTCTCATGCACTCTGACTCGTGTAATGTCTGGATGGGAGGAAGCCCAGGCCAGCAGACATGGTGGCACGGTGGCATTCGCCCCGTTTCGGTCTTGGCTGCTGTGATTTCAGCCGTGGCAGATATCCTGCAAATGCAATTTTCCAACCCAAGCCCTCTCCAGCTCTGTCCAGAACTGCCcaagaagcagcattttaatcCCTTTGGCCACGTAGAACTGAAGGGCTAGGAATGACTCCTGGCCCGTGACAGCTGAGCGTGCGGGTAAGGGCTGCCAAGAGGTACTGACCTGCTAAACACAGGTCCTGAGTGCTTTCCCAACAGtgtttaagggaaaaaaagtaacaggGATTTAATTATGCCCTTGTGCAGGCGTAATGTGAGTATTCTGCCTCAGTGCACATCTGTATCTGGTGAGGTGGAGGTGTTTTGTCGCAGTGCAGCCACCTGGAGTGGCTCTGGCCTGCTCCTTACAGCTCATATCACCACCCAACTTATTCTTCAGCgaattaaaaaaccaaaacaagccCAGATTTATCTTTGTCTTGGGCTTTCACATCCATTTTAGTTTACCTTTTCCTACATAATCAAGTACATTTCTGCCTTGGTAGCCTATGATAAACAAGGTTGTCTGTAAGCCAACAGAGCTATACGTGTAGCTCTGAAAATCAGACTCTTCCTTTTCAGTTATTGTGCAGGTATATGACCAACTCGTTTAGTGATTTGGAAATTGCCTTCAAGCAGGGTAAGTTCAGAAGGGATGGAGAGCCAGTATCCTGCTTGCACCGACCTTAATCCCCTTCTTTTGAAAGTATGGGCTGCAAGAAAAATAGCTTCTTGGCTACAGGAAAAAGCCCATTATTTATGATTTAGTCATTCCCTGACAAGCCACTCCACCTCGAGGGATATGCATATACAAAAGAGATGGTACAAGGAGGCCATCAAGAGCCGTAAGTCTTGCACTCACCTAAATCACACCGAGCAAGCCTGGAAAATGTAGATTATCCAGCTGACTTACAGAGGTAGTTCTGTCACCGGTGGCCTGATCTTGCCATCACCACCCACTGAAAACTCACGGCGCTTACGCTGCCTTTGACTTGAAATGCTAAACCCTTTTCTGAACTTTAAAGGTGGctttattttgtaaagaaagagAGTAACCTTAGGGatttctgtcagaaaatgaGGATCTAAGGGTGCCATTGCTGAGCACATTACTTTTTGTGctgacagaaacaggaaatgtgacataaaatgtcttttttcgGTGCAAAGAGGACAATAGGA harbors:
- the NPS gene encoding LOW QUALITY PROTEIN: neuropeptide S (The sequence of the model RefSeq protein was modified relative to this genomic sequence to represent the inferred CDS: substituted 1 base at 1 genomic stop codon), producing MAGKRTEITTCASTATFQLLCAAVDEISEVQAKVYLHLYIHFMHANHAFLXSLCRLNFGFILWISMIFVCSSYPVVPSTSSNPFYLNCQLYGKSDYCLILLNNCLAKVGRSEELAFLKPYLEMPFNKRSFRNGVGSGIKKTSFRRAKS